A single Acidobacteriota bacterium DNA region contains:
- the atpA gene encoding F0F1 ATP synthase subunit alpha — protein MQVRADEIAAVLERQLAGYEAEVDVAEVGTVLSVGDGIARVYGLEQAMAGELLAFPNDVYGLALNLEEDQIGAVLMGESRLVDEGDEVRRTGRIMEVPVGPAMVGRVVDPLGNPVDGKGPIEAADSYPLERIAPGVVDREPVSEPMQTGIKAIDSMIPIGRGQRELIIGDRQIGKTAVAVDAIINQKGGDVICVYVAIGQKRSTVAQVVKTLEDNGAMEHTIVVSASASEPAPLQFISPYAGCAMGEYFLYNGQHALVIYDDLSKQAASYREVSLLLRRPPGREAYPGDVFYLHSRLLERAAKLSRANGGGSLTALPIIETQAGDVSAYIPTNVISITDGQIFLEGDLFFSGVRPAVNVGISVSRVGGNAQIGAMRKNSGTLRLDLAQYRSLAAFAQFGSDLDRVTLQQLARGERLVELLKQGQYAPLSIADQVLSILAGTRGALDDLKVEAVRPFEDFMHRHFVNEEPELRDRIRAEGKLSDELDAQIMEAIGRAFQLFVAENPDAALEEN, from the coding sequence ATGCAGGTAAGAGCCGATGAGATCGCAGCGGTCCTCGAGCGCCAGTTGGCGGGCTACGAGGCCGAGGTCGACGTCGCCGAGGTCGGCACCGTACTGAGCGTCGGTGACGGCATCGCCCGCGTCTACGGGCTGGAGCAGGCGATGGCCGGCGAGCTGCTGGCGTTCCCGAATGACGTCTACGGGCTGGCGCTGAACCTCGAAGAGGACCAGATCGGCGCCGTGCTGATGGGCGAGTCCCGCCTGGTCGACGAGGGCGACGAGGTCCGCCGCACCGGCCGCATCATGGAGGTGCCGGTGGGACCGGCGATGGTCGGCCGCGTGGTCGATCCGCTCGGCAACCCGGTCGACGGCAAGGGGCCGATCGAGGCCGCCGACAGTTACCCGCTCGAGCGGATCGCCCCCGGCGTCGTCGACCGCGAGCCGGTGTCCGAGCCGATGCAGACGGGGATCAAGGCGATCGACTCCATGATCCCGATCGGCCGCGGCCAGCGCGAGCTGATCATCGGCGACCGGCAGATCGGCAAGACGGCCGTCGCCGTCGACGCGATCATCAACCAGAAGGGCGGCGACGTGATCTGCGTCTACGTCGCGATCGGCCAGAAGCGCTCGACCGTCGCCCAGGTGGTCAAGACACTCGAGGACAACGGCGCGATGGAGCACACGATCGTCGTCTCCGCCTCGGCCTCCGAGCCGGCGCCGCTCCAGTTCATCTCGCCGTACGCGGGCTGCGCGATGGGCGAGTACTTCCTGTACAACGGCCAGCACGCGCTGGTGATCTACGACGATCTCTCGAAGCAGGCCGCGTCCTACCGCGAGGTCTCCCTGCTGCTCCGGCGTCCGCCGGGCCGCGAGGCCTACCCGGGCGACGTCTTCTACCTCCACTCCCGGCTGCTCGAGCGGGCGGCGAAGCTGTCGCGAGCCAATGGCGGCGGCTCGCTTACGGCGCTGCCTATCATCGAGACCCAGGCCGGCGACGTCTCGGCCTACATCCCGACCAACGTGATCTCGATCACGGACGGCCAGATCTTCCTCGAGGGCGACCTCTTCTTCTCCGGCGTGCGGCCCGCGGTCAACGTCGGCATCTCGGTCAGCCGCGTCGGCGGCAACGCGCAGATCGGCGCGATGCGGAAGAACTCCGGCACCCTGCGGCTCGACCTTGCGCAGTACCGGTCGCTCGCGGCCTTCGCCCAGTTCGGCTCCGACCTCGACCGCGTCACGCTGCAGCAGTTGGCGCGCGGTGAGCGGCTCGTCGAGCTTCTCAAGCAGGGGCAGTACGCGCCGCTGTCGATCGCGGACCAGGTGCTCTCGATCCTGGCGGGCACCCGCGGCGCGCTCGACGACCTGAAGGTCGAGGCGGTGCGGCCCTTCGAGGACTTCATGCACCGGCACTTCGTGAACGAGGAACCGGAGCTCCGCGACCGGATCCGCGCGGAGGGCAAGCTGAGCGACGAGCTGGACGCGCAGATCATGGAGGCGATCGGCCGGGCCTTCCAGCTCTTCGTGGCCGAGAACCCCGACGCCGCGCTGGAAGAGAACTAG
- the atpH gene encoding ATP synthase F1 subunit delta, with the protein MIYRYARPYAQALMGAAGSLEAAQATRDELNAFAEAMRAVPRLGRMASNPGVPPATKRTVVDEIAGMQGAGALAQRMLRLLLDNYRLVHLPAILEAIDELLDRAHGVVSATVTAAEELDEEQRARLEKALEQLSGAEVRLEARVDPSLIGGFVAQFGSYRYDASVRGQLAVLESRLTAESATATAEA; encoded by the coding sequence ATGATCTACCGGTACGCGAGGCCCTACGCCCAGGCCCTGATGGGCGCCGCCGGCTCGCTCGAGGCGGCGCAGGCGACGCGCGATGAACTCAACGCCTTCGCGGAGGCGATGCGGGCCGTCCCGCGGTTGGGCCGCATGGCCTCGAATCCCGGCGTGCCGCCGGCGACCAAGCGCACCGTGGTCGACGAGATCGCCGGCATGCAGGGCGCGGGCGCGTTGGCCCAGCGGATGCTGCGGCTGCTGCTCGACAACTACCGCCTGGTCCACCTGCCGGCGATCCTGGAGGCGATCGACGAGTTGCTCGACCGGGCCCATGGCGTGGTCAGCGCCACGGTGACCGCGGCCGAGGAGCTCGACGAGGAGCAGCGGGCGCGGCTGGAGAAGGCGCTCGAGCAGCTGTCCGGCGCCGAGGTCCGGCTGGAAGCCCGGGTCGACCCGAGCCTGATCGGCGGCTTCGTGGCCCAGTTCGGGAGCTACCGCTACGACGCGAGCGTTCGGGGCCAGTTGGCCGTACTGGAATCCAGATTGACCGCCGAGTCGGCGACTGCGACGGCGGAAGCCTAG
- the atpF gene encoding F0F1 ATP synthase subunit B translates to MRRSTVLRVASLALLWTLFAGVAAAFGAEVGESTTFLGLPRWVFSWFNMLVFFGGLGYLVGPMAMSALENRRDQIRDSLMTARRQRADAEELHAGLDDQLAALEAEVAQAAERARQEGERDAREIAALAERERERMLEQARAEIRNRTARARVELAQHAARLATSLAAERLEREVDSAARRRILDRGLLSLESRADDASAGADAR, encoded by the coding sequence GTGAGGCGCTCCACGGTCCTGAGAGTCGCCTCGCTGGCGCTGCTCTGGACGCTGTTCGCCGGCGTGGCCGCCGCGTTCGGCGCGGAAGTCGGCGAGTCGACGACCTTCCTCGGCCTGCCGCGCTGGGTCTTTTCCTGGTTCAACATGCTCGTCTTCTTCGGTGGTCTCGGCTACCTGGTCGGGCCGATGGCAATGAGTGCGCTCGAGAATCGCCGGGACCAGATACGGGACAGCCTGATGACCGCCCGGCGCCAGCGCGCGGACGCGGAAGAGCTGCACGCCGGCCTCGACGACCAACTCGCCGCCCTGGAAGCGGAGGTCGCCCAGGCGGCCGAGCGCGCCCGGCAGGAAGGCGAACGCGACGCGCGCGAGATCGCGGCCCTGGCCGAGAGAGAGCGCGAGCGGATGCTGGAGCAGGCCCGCGCCGAGATCCGGAACCGCACGGCCCGCGCCAGGGTCGAGCTGGCGCAGCACGCGGCCCGGCTCGCCACCTCGCTCGCGGCCGAGCGGCTGGAGCGCGAGGTCGACTCGGCCGCCCGCCGCCGGATTCTCGACCGCGGACTGCTCAGCCTGGAAAGCCGGGCGGACGACGCTTCGGCCGGAGCCGACGCACGATGA
- a CDS encoding ATP synthase F0 subunit B — protein sequence MDFDASLLVIMAIFWATYVVVRFYLVRPIMRMLKERDSEIVTAQETFDRAQAEVEARVEAQREKLKEARAEAAAHRDRMRKEAQQARETLVAEARQEADAELQQAIAALDAETAEQRRSLEARAERLAADMTAKLMGAPS from the coding sequence GTGGATTTCGACGCCAGCCTCCTGGTCATCATGGCGATCTTCTGGGCCACCTATGTGGTGGTCCGGTTCTACCTCGTCCGCCCGATCATGCGCATGCTCAAGGAGCGCGACAGCGAGATCGTGACCGCCCAGGAGACGTTCGACCGGGCCCAGGCCGAGGTCGAGGCGAGAGTCGAGGCGCAGCGCGAGAAGCTGAAGGAAGCCCGCGCCGAGGCCGCCGCGCACCGCGACCGGATGCGCAAGGAGGCCCAGCAGGCCCGCGAGACGCTGGTCGCCGAAGCCCGCCAGGAGGCGGATGCCGAACTCCAGCAGGCGATCGCCGCGCTCGACGCCGAGACCGCGGAACAGCGCCGATCGCTTGAAGCCCGCGCCGAGCGGCTCGCGGCCGACATGACCGCGAAGCTGATGGGAGCCCCCTCGTGA
- a CDS encoding AAA family ATPase: MATATRYLADQIERDLERKMVFVAGPRQVGKTTLARSLPGADDGYLNWDVAEDREHILRRELPIADLWVFDEIHKYRDWRNYLKGLYDARGAAERRILVVGSARLDAYRFGGDSLQGRFHLLRLHPLSAAELELRTAGELRDLLLLGGFPEPYFGGSEVEARRWSREHRTLLIREEVTSLERIQDLGRLELLMLRLPELVGSPLSINAVREDLQVSHKAVADWLGAFERLYAIFRLSPFGAPTIRAVKKQQKHYHVDWTVVPADAPRFENLIACHLLKWVHHQQDTQGLDLELRYFRDTDGREVDFIVTDRRQPVLSVECKWADGRLDKSLRYFKVRFPDCEAWQVSATGTKDFVTPEGIRVAPALELLGRLV; this comes from the coding sequence GTGGCGACCGCAACCAGGTACCTGGCGGATCAGATCGAGCGAGACCTCGAGCGGAAGATGGTCTTCGTCGCCGGCCCCCGGCAGGTCGGCAAGACGACGCTGGCTCGCAGCCTGCCCGGCGCCGACGACGGCTACCTCAACTGGGACGTCGCCGAGGATCGCGAGCACATTCTGAGACGCGAACTCCCGATCGCCGATCTCTGGGTCTTCGACGAGATCCACAAGTACCGGGACTGGCGGAACTACCTCAAGGGGCTGTACGACGCGCGGGGCGCCGCAGAGCGTCGGATCCTCGTGGTCGGAAGCGCCCGGCTCGACGCCTACCGGTTCGGCGGCGACTCGCTCCAGGGCCGCTTCCATCTCCTCCGCCTGCACCCACTGTCCGCCGCCGAACTCGAGCTGCGAACGGCCGGCGAACTCCGGGATCTGTTGCTGCTCGGCGGCTTCCCCGAGCCCTACTTCGGCGGCAGCGAAGTCGAGGCCCGCAGGTGGTCCCGCGAGCACCGCACGCTGCTGATCCGCGAGGAGGTGACGAGCCTGGAACGCATTCAGGACCTCGGCCGGCTCGAACTACTGATGCTCCGTCTCCCGGAACTGGTCGGCTCGCCGCTCTCGATCAACGCGGTCCGTGAGGATCTGCAGGTAAGCCACAAGGCAGTCGCCGACTGGCTGGGAGCGTTCGAGCGGCTCTACGCGATCTTCCGGCTGTCACCCTTCGGCGCCCCGACGATCCGGGCGGTCAAGAAGCAGCAGAAGCACTACCACGTCGACTGGACCGTCGTGCCGGCGGACGCGCCACGCTTCGAGAACCTGATCGCCTGCCACCTGCTCAAGTGGGTGCATCATCAGCAGGACACCCAGGGTCTCGACCTGGAGCTTCGCTACTTCCGCGACACGGACGGCCGCGAAGTCGACTTCATCGTCACCGACCGCCGGCAGCCTGTGCTCAGCGTCGAATGCAAGTGGGCAGACGGGCGGCTCGACAAGAGCCTCCGCTACTTCAAGGTCCGGTTCCCGGACTGCGAGGCGTGGCAGG